CTACCCCCTTTTtaacccatacatacacatatacatataatatatacacatacatatatatatttaatatatgtatacataaatattatattatataatgtgtgtgtgtgttgtgtgtgtgtgtgttgtgtgtgtgtgtgtgtgtgtgtgtgtgtggtgtgtgtgtgtgtgtgtgtggtgtgtgtgtgtgtgtgtgtgttgtgtgtgtgtgtgttgtgtgtgtgtgtgttgtgtgtgtgtgtgttgtgtgtgtgtgtgttgtgtgtgtgtgtgtgtgttgtgtgtgtgtgtgtggtgtgtgtgtgtgtggtgtgtgtgtgtgtggtgtgtgtgtgtgtgttgtgtgtgtgtgtgtggtgtgtgtgtgtgtggtgtgtgtgtgtgtggtgtgtgtgtgtgtgttgtgtgtgtgtgtgttgtgtgtgtgtgtgtggtgtgtgtgtgtgtggtgtgtgtgtgtgtgtggtgtgtgtgtgtgtggtgtgtgtgtgtgtggtgtgtgtgtgtgtggtgtgtgtgtgtgtggtgtgtgtgtgtgtggtgtgtgtgtgtgtgtgtgcgtgcattttatatatatacatatataatatataagatataatatataagatataatatataagatataatatataatatataagatataatatataatatatatatatacatatatatacatatatatacatatatatacatatatatacacatattatgtatgtatatgtatataagtgtgtgtgtgtgtggtgtgtgtgtgtgtgttgtgtgtgtgtgtgtgtgttgtgtgtgtgtgtgtgttgtgtgtgtgtgtgttgtgtgtgtgtgtgtggtgtgtgtgtgtgtgtgttgtgtgtgtgtgtgtggtgtgtgtgtgtgtgtggtgtgtgtgtgtgtgtgttgtgtgtgtgtgtgtgtgttgtgtgtgtgtgtgtggtgtgtgtgtgtgtgtgtgttgtgtgtgtgtgtgttgtgtgtgtgtgtgttgtgtgtgtgtgtgtgtgtgttgtgtgtgtgtgtgtgttgtgtgtgtgtgtgttgtgtgtgtgtgtgttgtgtgtgtgtgtgtggtgtgtgtgtgtgtgttgtgtgtgtgtgtgttgtgtgtgtgtgtgtggtgtgtgtgtgtgtgtggtgtgtgtgtgtgtggtgtgtgtgtgtgtgttgtgtgtgtgtgtgtgtgttgtgtgtgtgtgtgttgtgtgtgtgtgtgttgtgtgtgtgtgtgtggtgtgtgtgtgtgtgttgtgtgtgtgtgtgttgtgtgtgtgtgtgttgtgtgtgtgtgtgttgtgtgtgtgtgtgtggtgtgtgtgtgtgtgttgtgtgtgtgtgtgtgtgttgtgtgtgtgtgtgttgtgtgtgtgtgtgttgtgtgtgtgtgtgtgtgtgtgtgttgtgtgtgtgtgtgttgtgtgtgtgtgtgtgtgtgtgttgtgtgtgtgtgtgttgtgtgtgtgtgtgtgtgtgtgtgtgtgtgtgtgtgtgtgttgtgtgtgtgtgtgtgtgtgtgtgtgtgttgtgtgtgtgtgtgtgttgtgtgtgtgtgtgttgtgtgtgtgtgtgtgtgtgttgtgtgtgtgtgtgtgtgttgtgtgtgtgtgtgttgtgtgtgtgtgtgtgtgtgtgtgttgtgtgtgtgtgtgtgtgtgtgtgttgtgtgtgtgtgtgtgttgtgtgtgtgtgtgtgttgtgtgtgtgtgtgtgtgtgtgttgtgtgtgtgtgtgtggtgtgtgtgtgtgtgtgttgtgtgtgtgtgtgttgtgtgtgtgtgtgtgtgttgtgtgtgtgtgtgttgtgtgtgtgtgtgtgtgtgtgtgttgtgtgtgtgtgtgttgtgtgtgtgtgtgttgtgtgtgtgtgtgtgtgtgtgttgtgtgtgtgtgtgtgtgtgtgtgtgtgttgtgtgtgtgtgtgtgtgtgtgtgttgtgtgtgtgtgtgtgttgtgtgtgtgtgtgtgttgtgtgtgtgtgtgttgtgtgtgtgtgtgtgttgtgtgtgtgtgtgtgttgtgtgtgtgtgtgtgttgtgtgtgtgtgtgttgtgtgtgtgtgtgtgtgtgtgtgtgtgttgtgtgtgtgtgtgtgtgtgtgttgtgtgtgtgtgtgtgtgtgtgttgtgtgtgtgtgtgtgttgtgtgtgtgtgtgttgtgtgtgtgtgtgtgtgtgtgttgtgtgtgtgtgtgtgtgttgtgtgtgtgtgtgtgtgtgtgtgtgttgtgtgtgtgtgtgttgtgtgtgtgtgtgtgcgtgcattttatatatatacatatatatacatatatatacatatatatacatatatatacatatataatatataatatataagatataatatataagatataatatataagatataatatataatatataatatataagatataatatataagatataatatataagatataatatataagatataatatataatatataatatatatatatacatatatatacatatatatacatatatatacatatatatacatatatatacatatatatacatatatatacatatatatacatatatatacatatatatacatatataatatataatatatatatatacatatataatatataatatataatatataagatataatatataagatataatatataatatataatatataatatataagatataatatataagatataatatataagatataatatataagatataatatataatatataagatataatatataagatataatatataagatataatatataagatataatatataatatataatatatatatatatatacatatataatatataatatatatatatacatatatatacatatatatacacatatatgtatgtatatgtatataagtgtgtgtgtgtgtgtgtgtgtgtgtgtgtgtgtgtgtgtgtgtgtgtgtgtgtgtgtgtgtgtgcgtgcattttatatatatacatatgtatatatgtatatatataaacataaagcaaagaaatatatagatatttgatatTTGCAATGAAAAAAGGTGATGAGCCAGGGCATAGCTCATCATTTGCTAACTAGGATTTTCATTGAGATGGAAtggatatatctgtctttcttttctatttaggGCAGTTGACTGAACTGTAATTTCAAGTATAAGAGGAGCTTGATTTCAGTTGAATATGTTATTAAaattgtatggtgtgtgtatatatatattttttttctttcattctttctattttcttatcatataagaccagttttattcaaaattatttatttttcttttgttttgttttattttattttatcttattttattttattttatttcatttcatttcctttttaaacAGTAAATATGAGTCTCCTTTTCATGTTTCCAGCCCTATGCCTTCACTGCCAGACCTTGGGAAATTCGCCGCACTGATTCGGTTGATGTGCTTGACGCAGTTGGCTCAAACATTGTTGTCAACCATCGCACTGGTGAGGTCCTCAGGGTCTTGCCCATGACGAATGAGGTTTGTATTATAAGAGGAAAGTTATTTTGAATATTGAGAGGAAGTAGAATTTAAGTTTTTGTGTCTTATTGACTAAAATGTTCGATGTTAGAATGGAACAGGATAttgaatttattttgcttttattattttgaaaTTTGTTTTATGATGAAGAAATTGAGTTTGTTTTACAAGTTGTGATGTAAAAAGAATTCAAACTTTTTGTCCATGTAATGTCCAACTACCGAAGGCCTCTTCTAAGAAGCAATAATTCAAAAGTGACTTTAAAACATGTATTTACAGCATATATGAGACATATATGATACTAAGTATTAGTTTAATAAAGTTTCAACAAACAAAAGTTAAtggcaaaaaaatacatacattttgatTCATTCAAATGCTATTGATGTATGTGAGCATCATATATTTCCAAACTTTGTACATCAACTTTATAAATGATTTTCATTTACCTGAAGGGCTGTAAATTATTATTTGAGTTTGTTATTTCCACCCGTTTTACACAGTATCCATATTGGGAGGTGACAGTGTGTAAACTAGAAGTCACAATAGACAATAACACTGGTATTGTAACTTAGGTGGAAGGATGTCCAGGAACTACCCATAATATAAGTGGCTTCACATCCAAGAGATTTAGAATAATTTGGCACTTAACATCTTGCTTACAGGAGATCAATGAGGAATGGCTGTCTGATAAGTCACGGTTTGCCATTGATGGGTTGAAGCGCCAGCGTTTGATTCACCCCATGGTAAAGGACTCTGCCGGAGAGCTCCGTCCTTGTGAGTGGGAAGATGCACTTATTGTGGCAGGAAAGGCTCTGAAAGCAGCCAATGGCTCTGTTGCTGCCATTGCTGGAGGTAAAGTTTTcttctaaatatttttctttgtggttttatatgctcttgttctttctctctgttcattctttcatttttgcAAGACTTTCATGCATAAATCTGCTTCAggcttctactttttttttttttcccatttcatttttcctctatttctttttttcctatgtagtttaaaaaaaaacagctgcaAGTATAGACAGTGTTTCATAAAAGAAGTATGGCTGTTCTAATCATTTGTGTCTTTTCAGGACTGGTTGATGCTGAATCACTGATTGCTCTTAAGGACATGGTTAACAGACTTGGTGGAGAGTCTGTTTGCACTGAGGAGGTGAGGTTACCAATGGAAATATTCTTTCACAGATTGAAAGTATGGGTAAAAGGATAGGGAAAGATGCTAATTCAGGTTTCAGTAACTAGCTGGTATGTTTTTTATCCATGAAAAGATGCTTCTCAGATGTTGTCACCAGTCTATACGTGTGCATCAGTGGACACAAATGTGTTTTTTCATGAATAGAAAATTTCTACTAACCTTCCAAACTTACGACCATGGACACATTCATTTTTAaatctccactcactctctcatttataAATTTTTCTTTCAGGTCTTCCCTGATGCTGGAACTGGTACTGACCTGCGATCCTCTTACCTGCTCAACACAAAAATTGTCGGTGTAGAAGAAGCTGACTTGGTTTTGTTCGTTGGCACCAATCCCCGGTTTGAGGCAGCACTTTTCAACGCCCGTGTTAGGAAAGCCTGGGTACACAATGAGCTTGATGTTGCAATGATCGGACCCAAGGTGAACCTCACCTATGACTATGAGGTGAGTCATTCATTTGCTCCTTCTATTAGTAAAGGTGGTTCCTATTGTTCttaaactatttttttcattgcattttcTTATATAAGTTTGCACTTTCATTACACTTTatgcttttcttatattttattgccaaagttttattattattattattaccattattattttactattttagtgtacatttttcctctttcataattttaataattttgcaACTGCATCAGTCATTTATACTGTTATTCCCATAATTACAATGCAAGACACAAGGACATAGAAAGTAGACTGTGGTATTTGGTCTGATGCTTAGAAGATGAGTATTGCCTTCATTTTTTTCACTAATAGACCTTCATACTTGGTTACAGCACCTTGGTGATGATGTAAAGATTGTGAACAGCCTCCTGAATGGAACTCATCCCTTCTCGGAGAAGTTGGCTGCTGCAAAGAAGCCCATGATTGTTGTTGGCACCAATGCTTTGTCCCGAGAGGATGGTGGTGCCCTCCATGCACAGCTGGTACAGCTTTCTCAGAAGGTAAAGGCttagaaatggaaaagagagattgagatattgataatggtagtttTTTTACTTCAAAAGCCATTGAAAATGGTTGGTCAAGTTATACTTGAAACATATCTTTGGGAAAtaatatgagggagggagggagggaggatgaaagtgAGGAAATGAGTGAGTTACTGAGTTTTGTTCATATGTTgattaaaaaagtaaatgaattttGTGAATATTTAATACTTATGTGGATTAATTGAAGTGGTTGTTAACCTTGTGATAATTTTTTGATTGGGCAAATTATATGTATTCTCTATACAACCAATCAACTCCAATATTATCCTCAGCTGCGCAGTGGTTGTGAAGGAGAATGGCGTGTGTTGAATGTCCTACAGCAGGTAGCGTCACAGGTGGCTGCCCTCGACCTTGGCTATACTCCAGGAGTGGCAGATATTCGCAATAACCCTCCCAAGGTGCTCTTCCTACTTGGAGCAGATGAGGGTGCCATTACCCGGGAGGACCTGCCAAAGGACACAATCATTATTTACCAGGTAAGGAGATTCATGTTTCTTCATCCCTTGGCAACTGATAGCTTTGGTAAAGAaggagaatatgtatgtatagtaaaaAAGTTAAGCAGAACATAGTATTGAGCTTCACagtttttctaaaatattttgaaGTTGATATATAGTGTTTCAGCTTTTTTCATATCTCTGTGGTGTCAAACTATAAACTCTTAAGAGAAAATATCACATTCC
This genomic interval from Penaeus chinensis breed Huanghai No. 1 chromosome 11, ASM1920278v2, whole genome shotgun sequence contains the following:
- the LOC125030402 gene encoding NADH-ubiquinone oxidoreductase 75 kDa subunit, mitochondrial-like produces the protein MRAEPPVKEIQQSIRVSEASVKVGVVIQWNYTNGRTKCILSLVNTRQPHNNFGGEMNRVYSDRFSFSCFQPYAFTARPWEIRRTDSVDVLDAVGSNIVVNHRTGEVLRVLPMTNEEINEEWLSDKSRFAIDGLKRQRLIHPMVKDSAGELRPCEWEDALIVAGKALKAANGSVAAIAGGLVDAESLIALKDMVNRLGGESVCTEEVFPDAGTGTDLRSSYLLNTKIVGVEEADLVLFVGTNPRFEAALFNARVRKAWVHNELDVAMIGPKVNLTYDYEHLGDDVKIVNSLLNGTHPFSEKLAAAKKPMIVVGTNALSREDGGALHAQLVQLSQKLRSGCEGEWRVLNVLQQVASQVAALDLGYTPGVADIRNNPPKVLFLLGADEGAITREDLPKDTIIIYQGHHGDHGATIADVVLPGAAYTEKTATYVNMEGRAQQTKAALVPPGMARVDWKIIRALSEIVGATLPYDTLNEVRHRMAEVSPNLVRYGDVEEANYFAQASALAKLVKANFDAAPLDVPLKKLEDYYMTNSVTRASPTMAKCIAAVKKEASNKFHG